The Rubidibacter lacunae KORDI 51-2 genome has a segment encoding these proteins:
- a CDS encoding SUMF1/EgtB/PvdO family nonheme iron enzyme gives MPPVRGLSEPNEKTASRKCKPSQRCWGLSTAVVLAMTIALAGGDATRAEACKAEEIQNWVEELEQGGGGEERARIELIDCETDAIAPLRKKLAVNDWQSNPQKWELQEALLEVLTEIAGDLAEDAPMLEKEKLKSAIARLKDGISVLEKFEEEFQQTPPSVSGNAFDTPEKRTAYAAAQIAKLRPPLRKLQWWLWWQQFGLWVGGGAIAVLGYGSVLWLQPLWLLRLPTKFKIPKTEIELTMGMMRRLTYRPRVLDRWVAIHLTTARQEFEKKDTVRERAVHISIPARLDKELLVEPSGKDLRGICAKPRFCVLIVAEGGSGKTSLACQIALWAMSDDPEERLCKHRMLPILIEQELPVVEEGKDSLLEAIRGQLNDLVRAVSPIQPELVEQLLRQRRLLVVVDHLSEMTKATRDKVRPQQPEFAINALVVTSRLDEKLGGVNRTRLEPLRVEGDRLSSFIAGYLERLGKRDLFEDEDYFSACRRLSRMVGQRNITVLLAKLFVDQMVEQQQGAGGTLPANVPELMLSYLNQLNRTIEPANRRDRLQVQKDAQIVAWECLRQTYRPAPANKEDVSKALRRTGSTTETAQEQLDYLETRLRLLQTLEPGDKLRIILDPLAEYLAALWLVGDCRDGSDDRWRDVLDSVDKVLESTNDAPEAIRGFLLAVRDASLLKKKEARVPDWVPEELARKAGIDPEELRQIEEKRRIRLLISELSAPELDYRIRAAEDLGDRGAAAAIAVPNLLGMVENQEQSVEARKAAATALGKLGANSNALRDQIADRLVALLVDEAEASSAEDDDRLIVKRSAAEALGCMQAARDELIDILENTARPLTVHQGCARALSRFDAESGAQMPVLVVRIQNGQTTTQVRHVRVWKESLPEGLTLDLVDIPGGSFLMGSPPDEAGRDVYQSVFPETEGLDVEAQHKVAIASFKMSRCLITQAQWRTVAALPRIKYDLDPDLPRFKGNDRPVENVNWYEALELCDRLSAHTGRPYRLLSEAEWEYACRARSTTPFHFGETIDVGLVNYDGNYTYGEGIQGEYRQETTEVGMFGVANAFGLSDMHGNLWEWCADHWHPSYEGAPTDGSAWLTEDESSFRLLRGGSWSNLPWYCRSALRYRYNPDVRNGISGFRAACDAPWTG, from the coding sequence ATGCCACCTGTCCGGGGACTTTCAGAGCCGAACGAGAAGACCGCCTCCAGGAAGTGCAAGCCCTCCCAGCGCTGTTGGGGTTTATCAACAGCAGTTGTTTTGGCGATGACGATCGCGCTAGCAGGAGGTGATGCGACCCGGGCGGAGGCATGTAAAGCTGAAGAGATACAAAACTGGGTTGAGGAACTCGAACAAGGAGGGGGAGGCGAGGAGCGAGCGAGAATCGAGCTGATCGATTGTGAAACAGATGCGATCGCCCCGCTGAGAAAAAAACTAGCGGTCAATGATTGGCAGTCCAACCCGCAGAAGTGGGAACTGCAGGAAGCGCTGCTCGAAGTCTTGACAGAGATTGCTGGCGATCTTGCCGAAGACGCACCGATGCTGGAGAAGGAGAAACTGAAGTCGGCGATCGCAAGGCTGAAGGACGGAATCTCTGTCCTGGAAAAGTTTGAGGAAGAGTTCCAGCAAACTCCTCCCAGCGTATCGGGGAACGCATTCGATACGCCTGAAAAGCGCACTGCTTATGCGGCAGCTCAAATCGCAAAGCTGCGACCGCCCCTGAGAAAACTGCAATGGTGGTTGTGGTGGCAGCAGTTTGGGTTGTGGGTGGGTGGCGGCGCGATCGCGGTGCTGGGCTACGGCAGCGTGCTCTGGCTGCAGCCGCTTTGGTTGTTGCGGCTGCCTACCAAGTTCAAGATTCCGAAAACGGAAATCGAGCTCACGATGGGGATGATGCGCCGGCTGACATATCGGCCGCGAGTGCTAGATCGGTGGGTGGCAATCCACCTTACGACAGCTCGGCAGGAGTTTGAGAAGAAGGATACGGTGCGCGAGCGGGCGGTGCATATCTCAATTCCTGCAAGGCTGGATAAGGAGTTATTGGTAGAGCCTAGCGGTAAAGACTTGCGGGGAATTTGCGCAAAACCGAGGTTCTGCGTGTTAATCGTGGCGGAAGGCGGATCGGGAAAGACCAGCCTGGCCTGTCAAATTGCCCTGTGGGCGATGTCAGATGACCCGGAGGAGCGCCTCTGCAAGCACCGAATGCTTCCAATATTGATCGAACAGGAACTCCCCGTAGTTGAGGAGGGGAAAGACTCACTGTTGGAGGCGATTCGGGGGCAACTCAACGATTTGGTACGTGCAGTATCCCCGATACAGCCGGAGTTGGTAGAGCAGCTATTGCGTCAGCGTCGTCTGTTAGTGGTGGTAGACCACCTGTCGGAGATGACAAAGGCAACTCGCGATAAAGTTCGGCCTCAACAACCCGAGTTCGCTATTAACGCGTTGGTCGTAACCTCCCGGCTCGATGAAAAGTTGGGCGGTGTCAACCGAACACGCCTCGAACCGTTGCGGGTGGAAGGCGATCGCTTGTCGAGTTTCATCGCCGGATATTTAGAGCGACTCGGGAAACGCGACCTGTTTGAGGATGAAGACTATTTCAGTGCATGTCGCCGCCTATCCCGCATGGTGGGTCAGCGCAATATCACCGTCTTGCTTGCTAAGCTTTTCGTCGATCAGATGGTCGAGCAACAGCAAGGGGCGGGGGGGACGCTGCCGGCGAACGTGCCGGAACTCATGTTGAGCTATCTCAATCAGCTCAATCGCACGATCGAACCGGCCAATCGACGCGATCGCCTCCAGGTGCAGAAAGACGCGCAGATCGTCGCCTGGGAGTGTCTGAGGCAAACGTATCGACCCGCGCCAGCGAACAAGGAAGATGTCTCCAAAGCGTTGAGAAGAACTGGAAGCACTACAGAAACTGCCCAAGAGCAACTGGACTATTTGGAAACTCGGTTGCGCTTGCTGCAGACCCTGGAGCCGGGGGACAAACTCCGCATCATCCTCGACCCATTAGCAGAATATTTGGCAGCTTTGTGGCTGGTGGGTGACTGTCGAGATGGCTCGGACGATCGCTGGCGGGACGTTCTGGACTCCGTTGACAAGGTTCTAGAAAGCACAAACGATGCGCCCGAAGCCATTCGAGGTTTCTTGCTGGCCGTGCGCGATGCTAGCTTGCTCAAGAAAAAAGAAGCTCGGGTTCCAGACTGGGTGCCGGAAGAACTGGCGCGAAAAGCGGGCATCGATCCAGAGGAACTGCGCCAAATTGAAGAAAAACGCCGGATCCGCTTGCTGATTTCCGAACTGTCTGCCCCAGAGTTAGACTACCGAATTCGCGCGGCTGAAGACCTGGGCGATCGCGGTGCTGCAGCGGCGATCGCGGTGCCGAACTTGCTCGGCATGGTCGAAAACCAGGAACAGAGCGTCGAAGCCAGAAAAGCGGCAGCAACCGCTCTGGGCAAGCTGGGAGCCAACAGCAACGCGCTGCGAGACCAGATTGCTGATCGCTTGGTGGCTCTGCTCGTGGATGAAGCCGAAGCGTCTTCTGCGGAAGATGACGATCGCCTTATAGTGAAGCGTAGCGCCGCTGAAGCGTTGGGGTGCATGCAGGCTGCGCGGGACGAATTAATTGATATTCTCGAAAATACCGCTCGGCCTCTCACTGTGCATCAGGGATGCGCGCGGGCTTTAAGTCGGTTTGATGCTGAAAGTGGCGCGCAGATGCCGGTGCTGGTTGTGCGTATACAGAACGGCCAAACAACGACCCAAGTGCGGCACGTCCGGGTTTGGAAAGAGTCCTTGCCAGAAGGACTAACCCTCGACCTTGTCGATATTCCAGGCGGGAGTTTCTTGATGGGCTCGCCGCCTGATGAGGCCGGACGAGATGTGTACCAAAGCGTGTTTCCTGAAACCGAGGGACTGGATGTGGAGGCGCAACATAAAGTTGCGATCGCATCGTTCAAAATGAGTCGGTGTCTCATAACACAAGCTCAGTGGCGGACAGTGGCTGCTTTGCCTCGAATAAAGTACGACCTCGACCCCGATCTGCCTCGATTCAAAGGAAACGATCGCCCCGTTGAGAACGTCAATTGGTATGAAGCATTGGAATTATGCGATCGCCTCTCAGCCCATACCGGACGACCCTACCGGCTGCTGAGCGAGGCGGAGTGGGAGTATGCCTGCCGTGCCAGATCGACGACGCCATTTCACTTTGGCGAGACAATAGATGTCGGGTTGGTGAATTACGATGGCAACTACACTTATGGGGAAGGAATACAAGGAGAGTATCGCCAGGAAACTACGGAAGTAGGTATGTTTGGGGTGGCGAACGCCTTCGGGTTGTCAGATATGCACGGCAACTTGTGGGAGTGGTGTGCAGACCACTGGCATCCTTCCTACGAGGGTGCGCCGACGGACGGCAGTGCTTGGTTAACAGAGGACGAAAGCAGCTTCCGCCTGCTGCGCGGCGGTTCCTGGAGCAACCTTCCGTGGTACTGTCGCTCGGCGCTCCGCTACCGTTACAACCCAGACGTACGCAACGGCATAAGCGGTTTCCGTGCGGCGTGCGACGCGCCCTGGACCGGATAG
- a CDS encoding type II toxin-antitoxin system VapC family toxin, whose product MEGVLADTGFVVALVNRSDRRHRNVVPIYQQYPQIPLPQLVLGEVAYLIGRDAGIATTVRFLKGIPASRFETIFATDADIARAAMILEQYIDSKVDFVDACIMAIAERLDIPTVLTIDRRDFQIFRPRHCQGFILKP is encoded by the coding sequence GTGGAAGGCGTATTAGCGGACACCGGCTTTGTTGTGGCTTTGGTCAACCGCAGCGATCGACGCCACCGCAACGTCGTCCCTATCTATCAACAGTATCCGCAGATTCCGCTCCCCCAGCTGGTCTTGGGAGAAGTTGCTTACCTCATTGGTAGAGATGCAGGCATCGCCACCACAGTTCGGTTCCTGAAGGGCATACCAGCCAGCCGATTTGAGACGATTTTTGCAACTGACGCTGACATTGCCCGCGCTGCAATGATTCTGGAGCAATACATCGACAGCAAGGTCGATTTCGTTGATGCCTGCATTATGGCGATCGCCGAAAGGCTCGACATCCCAACCGTGCTGACTATCGACCGCCGCGACTTCCAGATTTTCAGACCGAGACATTGCCAAGGCTTTATCCTCAAACCGTAA
- a CDS encoding DUF4351 domain-containing protein, whose protein sequence is MSYDSVCKFIAENFTADITTWLLGEPVELVRLEPSELVSSPIYADTLVALEDRNLSLHIEFQVEPKPDIPFRMLDYAVRAIRRTPEKAVRQVVVYLRRSRSPLVRQTVSERDSTRHEFQVIRIWEEPSSRFRELPGLLPFAVLSETRDRERTLQQVSRQIEDIGDRGQRGDVAASTAILAGLVLDKDLIRNVLREDVMKESVVYQDIVATAEERGRQKEGLSFASRMLKRRFGELPPEIVQKVEGLSLASLEQLGEALFDLSDRAALATWLQEHQ, encoded by the coding sequence ATGTCCTACGACAGCGTATGCAAATTTATCGCGGAGAACTTCACTGCTGATATCACCACCTGGTTGCTGGGCGAGCCGGTTGAGTTGGTTCGCCTGGAGCCCTCCGAATTGGTGAGCAGTCCCATCTACGCCGATACCCTGGTGGCACTGGAAGACCGAAACCTATCGTTGCACATTGAGTTTCAGGTTGAGCCGAAGCCAGATATCCCATTCCGAATGCTGGATTACGCCGTACGCGCCATTCGCCGTACCCCCGAGAAAGCAGTGCGGCAGGTGGTGGTCTATCTGCGGCGATCGCGATCTCCGTTGGTGCGTCAAACTGTCTCTGAGCGAGATAGTACTCGCCACGAATTTCAGGTCATTCGCATTTGGGAAGAGCCTTCGTCCCGCTTTCGGGAATTACCAGGCCTACTTCCCTTTGCAGTACTCTCTGAGACAAGGGATCGCGAGCGGACATTACAGCAGGTGTCGAGGCAAATTGAAGACATAGGCGATCGCGGGCAACGGGGCGATGTCGCAGCCTCAACGGCAATTCTGGCAGGGTTAGTATTGGATAAGGATCTGATTCGGAACGTACTGCGGGAGGACGTGATGAAGGAGTCGGTGGTCTACCAGGATATTGTGGCAACTGCAGAAGAGCGCGGCCGACAAAAGGAAGGCCTCTCCTTTGCCTCGAGGATGCTGAAGCGCCGTTTTGGAGAGTTGCCTCCCGAAATAGTACAGAAGGTTGAGGGGTTATCTCTCGCATCCTTAGAGCAGTTGGGCGAGGCACTATTCGATCTCTCCGATCGAGCTGCTTTGGCTACCTGGCTTCAAGAGCATCAATAA
- a CDS encoding heavy metal translocating P-type ATPase, translating into MPTQPIRASVDLSIDYLRLYGMSCASCAGRIEAALQAIGGVQTCEVNFGAELATIRHDDRVDLSALQQAVAAAGFRAEPLDDLSMEIDPVDTDERQSHQQQLLRRFVVAAVASTALMGGMLGGPMWLHAPLVQGLVATPVVMWCGQPFFVGAWRSLRHRTADMNTLVALGTGVAYAYSVFATVRPDWLRARGADPVVYFESAAMVIALILLGRWLESRARGQTTAAIRKLLGLQAKTARVIRNEEELDLPVQAVVVGDRVSVRPGETVPVDGEVVAGSSSVDEAMVTGESLPVLKQVGDEVIGGTLNKTGSFQLQATRVGKDAVLAQIVQLVRQAQGSKAPIQDLADGVTSWFVPAVLAIALVTFAVWTASGNPGLGMVATASVLIIACPCALGLATPMAIVVGTGIGAERGILIRDAETIELVGKLQVAILDKTGTLTQGNPTVTDFAIAPGGTLNDREALRLVGGLERQSEHPLAAAIVAYVTDWGIASAELPAVAEFEAVPGCGVKGNVAGVPARAGTRAWLEADGIDTSELSDRANAWEARAQTVVWLAIGDRAAGIVALADVLKPEARAAVRVLQLLGLEVMVLTGDNERVAEAIAREAGIWRFAAGVRPDRKAEEVKALQQEGKRVAMVGDGINDAPALAQANVGIAIGTGTDVAIAAGNITLMSGNLHDIAIAIQLGRATMRNVRQNLWFAFGYNVASIPIAAGLLYPTFGLLLNPAIAGGAMALSSVSVVFNALRLKRSTRSLTPHQ; encoded by the coding sequence ATGCCAACTCAACCGATCCGCGCCAGTGTTGACCTCTCTATCGATTACCTGCGCCTATATGGCATGAGTTGTGCGAGCTGTGCCGGACGCATCGAGGCGGCATTGCAAGCGATCGGCGGCGTTCAAACTTGCGAGGTGAATTTCGGAGCAGAATTGGCGACGATACGGCACGACGATCGCGTTGATTTGTCGGCGCTGCAGCAGGCAGTCGCGGCGGCTGGTTTCCGGGCCGAGCCGCTGGACGATCTGTCGATGGAGATCGATCCGGTGGATACAGACGAGCGGCAATCGCACCAACAACAACTCCTGCGACGTTTCGTTGTTGCGGCGGTAGCCAGTACCGCACTGATGGGCGGCATGTTAGGCGGACCGATGTGGCTGCACGCCCCGCTCGTGCAAGGGTTGGTGGCAACGCCGGTCGTGATGTGGTGCGGCCAGCCGTTTTTCGTCGGCGCGTGGCGATCGCTTCGGCACCGCACGGCAGATATGAATACGCTCGTGGCGCTGGGAACGGGAGTGGCTTATGCGTACTCCGTCTTCGCAACGGTACGACCGGATTGGTTGCGCGCGCGCGGCGCAGACCCAGTGGTGTACTTCGAGAGTGCGGCAATGGTCATCGCGCTGATTTTACTCGGACGCTGGTTGGAAAGTCGGGCGCGCGGCCAAACCACCGCTGCCATTCGCAAGCTGTTGGGGCTGCAGGCGAAAACGGCGCGCGTCATTCGCAATGAGGAAGAACTCGACCTACCCGTGCAGGCAGTTGTCGTCGGCGATCGCGTCAGCGTACGTCCGGGCGAGACGGTGCCGGTGGACGGCGAGGTGGTTGCCGGCAGCTCCTCGGTGGACGAGGCTATGGTGACCGGCGAGTCGCTGCCCGTCCTCAAACAAGTTGGCGACGAGGTTATCGGCGGCACGCTCAACAAAACCGGGAGCTTTCAACTGCAGGCCACGCGCGTTGGCAAGGATGCTGTGCTCGCGCAGATCGTGCAGCTGGTGCGGCAGGCACAGGGCAGCAAAGCGCCAATTCAAGACCTTGCCGATGGCGTCACGAGTTGGTTCGTCCCGGCGGTTCTGGCGATCGCGCTCGTAACGTTCGCGGTATGGACGGCAAGCGGCAATCCGGGCTTGGGCATGGTCGCCACGGCTAGCGTGCTGATTATTGCTTGTCCCTGCGCTTTGGGGTTGGCGACCCCAATGGCGATTGTGGTGGGGACTGGCATCGGTGCCGAGCGGGGCATTCTCATCCGCGATGCGGAAACTATCGAGCTTGTGGGCAAGCTGCAGGTGGCGATTTTGGATAAAACCGGCACGTTGACCCAGGGCAATCCTACCGTGACGGACTTTGCGATTGCTCCAGGTGGCACCCTAAACGATCGGGAGGCACTCCGGTTGGTGGGAGGGTTGGAGCGGCAGTCGGAGCATCCGCTGGCAGCGGCGATCGTCGCTTACGTAACCGACTGGGGCATTGCCAGTGCCGAGCTGCCAGCGGTCGCGGAGTTCGAGGCCGTTCCGGGCTGCGGTGTGAAGGGGAACGTGGCGGGTGTCCCCGCTCGCGCTGGCACGCGTGCTTGGTTGGAGGCAGATGGTATCGATACGTCTGAGTTAAGCGATCGCGCCAACGCATGGGAAGCTCGCGCGCAAACCGTGGTGTGGTTGGCAATCGGCGATCGCGCAGCAGGCATCGTCGCACTGGCAGATGTGCTGAAACCGGAGGCAAGAGCAGCGGTGCGGGTGCTACAGCTGCTGGGCTTGGAAGTCATGGTCTTGACGGGCGATAACGAACGCGTTGCCGAAGCGATCGCGCGGGAGGCCGGCATCTGGCGTTTTGCGGCCGGCGTGCGACCGGATCGTAAAGCCGAGGAGGTAAAGGCGTTACAGCAGGAAGGCAAGCGCGTTGCCATGGTCGGCGATGGCATCAATGACGCGCCAGCTCTCGCTCAAGCAAACGTGGGCATCGCGATCGGCACCGGCACCGACGTCGCGATCGCCGCTGGCAATATCACCCTGATGTCCGGCAACCTCCACGACATCGCGATCGCGATTCAGCTCGGTCGGGCGACGATGCGGAATGTCCGACAGAACCTCTGGTTTGCCTTCGGTTACAACGTTGCCAGCATTCCGATCGCGGCCGGGTTGCTGTACCCGACCTTCGGGTTGCTCTTGAATCCGGCAATTGCCGGCGGAGCGATGGCGCTCAGTTCGGTATCCGTGGTATTCAACGCGCTGCGTTTGAAGCGATCGACCCGAAGCCTCACGCCTCATCAGTAA
- a CDS encoding TolB family protein — protein sequence MERPFKCRSDRISWGCAARRWRGHSVWAAIALLLVGCGGGYPRALQFSFDKGGRGLNSPASELMPSIAGRYIAFVSDRNGSQDVYLFDADSRRLVELPGLNRFDAIASHPSVSEDGRYLVFAASRRGNAAIYLYDRETQITRNLTADLPAAVRHPTISADGSTIAFEAAPDGRWDVFVRDRSGNSIELP from the coding sequence ATGGAACGCCCGTTCAAGTGCCGTAGCGATCGCATCTCTTGGGGGTGCGCCGCCCGCCGTTGGCGCGGGCATAGCGTCTGGGCGGCGATCGCGCTGCTGCTAGTCGGCTGTGGCGGTGGCTATCCGCGCGCGCTGCAGTTTTCCTTTGATAAGGGCGGGCGCGGGCTTAACAGTCCGGCATCGGAGCTGATGCCGAGCATCGCCGGACGCTACATTGCCTTCGTGTCCGATCGCAACGGCTCGCAGGATGTATATCTGTTCGATGCCGACAGTCGCCGTCTCGTGGAGCTACCGGGATTGAATCGCTTCGACGCGATCGCATCGCATCCGTCGGTATCGGAGGACGGACGTTACCTTGTCTTTGCCGCCAGCCGGCGGGGCAATGCAGCTATCTATTTGTACGATCGCGAGACGCAGATAACCCGTAACCTAACGGCAGACTTACCTGCCGCCGTTCGCCATCCCACGATCAGCGCCGACGGCTCGACGATTGCCTTTGAGGCCGCCCCTGACGGTCGCTGGGACGTATTCGTCCGCGATCGTTCTGGTAACAGCATCGAGTTGCCGTAG
- a CDS encoding TolB family protein, protein MKASPKQQRHDCVRRWLYWCAGLCSIVAISACGGPRLPEGPQAANSPFNDEHPALSGNGRYLAWVSDRDGRRQILMYDLERQRYVMLPGLDRQLALVESPSLSRTGRYLTYLVDDRGRPAVALYDRAVQTPVIIALPSRSWIRNPSISPNGRFVVYERARQGQWDIEVLDRGPDVEPDIADGTPVQVP, encoded by the coding sequence GTGAAGGCATCACCGAAACAGCAGAGGCACGATTGCGTCCGGCGGTGGCTGTACTGGTGTGCGGGGCTCTGCTCGATCGTCGCGATCTCGGCCTGTGGCGGGCCACGCTTGCCAGAGGGTCCGCAGGCGGCAAACAGTCCTTTTAATGACGAACATCCGGCACTCAGCGGCAACGGGCGCTATCTGGCCTGGGTGTCCGATCGCGACGGTCGGCGTCAGATTTTGATGTACGACTTGGAGCGACAGCGCTACGTAATGCTCCCCGGTCTCGACCGGCAACTCGCGCTTGTGGAGAGTCCCAGCCTCAGCCGAACCGGGCGCTACCTGACCTATCTGGTCGACGATCGCGGCCGGCCGGCGGTAGCGCTCTACGACCGCGCGGTGCAGACGCCAGTTATCATTGCGCTGCCCTCGCGCAGTTGGATTCGCAACCCCAGCATCAGCCCGAACGGACGGTTTGTCGTCTACGAACGCGCCCGTCAAGGGCAATGGGATATCGAAGTGCTCGACCGCGGTCCCGATGTGGAACCGGACATTGCTGATGGAACGCCCGTTCAAGTGCCGTAG
- a CDS encoding Ycf66 family protein gives MLSFFWLYSPQVLAQVNFGLNAAFLLGLFLVVSGALLYAMRSFRPELSRDQDIVVAAVGLLCGCILIFQGWRLDPILQFGQFLLAGVSVAFAFETIRLRSVTAEQARRSTPTVDRDRRASRVYRAEIDEFDSLEEEPRQMKRQLRGTADPRARRDSFEDEYARDERSASRRARGSASSNSTGGPTGRPPRKRRPRPPAAERDRYATDRPGGDRSSYGPPDDDLDIDFDNSREDGREEPPSSRPPARRPRPTSARSDESDLPRRPSKRRPSGSSERPPKRSSAATNADYADYQPIDPERPPSGDGDDDTSNFDY, from the coding sequence ATGTTGAGCTTTTTCTGGCTGTACTCGCCGCAAGTGCTCGCGCAGGTTAACTTCGGATTGAATGCCGCGTTCTTGCTCGGGCTGTTTTTAGTCGTATCGGGTGCGTTGCTGTATGCCATGCGCTCGTTCCGACCCGAACTCTCGCGCGATCAAGATATCGTCGTGGCAGCCGTGGGGCTTCTGTGCGGCTGCATTTTGATTTTCCAAGGCTGGCGGCTCGATCCCATTTTGCAGTTCGGTCAATTTCTACTGGCCGGCGTGTCGGTGGCCTTTGCATTCGAGACAATCCGCCTGCGGTCGGTGACGGCCGAGCAAGCGCGACGCAGCACCCCGACGGTGGATCGCGATCGCCGCGCGAGCCGGGTATATCGCGCCGAAATCGACGAATTTGACTCCCTTGAAGAGGAACCGCGGCAGATGAAGCGCCAGTTGCGCGGGACGGCCGATCCGCGCGCGCGCCGGGACTCCTTCGAAGACGAGTACGCCCGCGACGAGCGTTCTGCATCCCGTCGAGCGCGCGGTAGCGCTAGCAGTAACAGCACTGGTGGCCCAACCGGACGCCCCCCGCGCAAGCGTCGTCCGCGTCCACCAGCCGCCGAGCGCGATCGTTACGCCACCGACCGACCGGGTGGCGATCGCTCCAGCTACGGTCCCCCGGACGACGATCTCGACATCGATTTTGACAACAGCCGCGAGGACGGACGCGAAGAGCCGCCTTCCTCGCGTCCGCCCGCCCGGCGGCCGCGTCCGACGAGTGCTCGCTCGGACGAATCCGACTTGCCGCGCCGCCCGAGCAAGCGCCGTCCGTCCGGCTCGTCCGAGCGCCCGCCCAAGCGATCGAGCGCGGCCACCAACGCCGATTATGCGGACTACCAACCGATCGACCCGGAGCGTCCTCCCAGCGGCGATGGCGATGACGACACGAGCAACTTCGATTACTGA
- a CDS encoding anhydro-N-acetylmuramic acid kinase gives MPVIGLVSGTSADGIDAALVNVDGTDTDLRVELLAGATYPYPPDLRATILAVCAGQPLSLEELVALDDAIAWEFAAAARAIQSGQPAARAIGSHGQTVFHRPPAPTAPVPLGRSFQLGRGEAIAHLTDLPTASNFRAADIAVGGEGAPLVSKLDACLLAHPTEARCIQNLGGIGNVTYLPPKSSPDWERSICGWDTGPGNALLDLAVTALTNGEQTYDDGGAWAARGTCDRALVDTWLEHCFFHQPPPKSTGRELFGAGFLTANRHHAERLDPADWLATLTELTAATVAHSYRSFLPALPNTVLLCGGGRHNQTLVGRLQALLPETTITTTDAAGLDGDRKEAIAFAVLGYWRARGDVSGNLPGVTGARAPVLLGDLHLPGKFPTNGGRPLPMRQVY, from the coding sequence ATTCCTGTTATTGGCTTGGTTAGCGGCACCTCCGCCGACGGTATTGACGCCGCTCTTGTCAACGTCGATGGTACCGACACCGATCTGCGGGTCGAACTCCTAGCCGGCGCGACCTATCCATATCCGCCCGACCTCCGCGCGACGATCCTGGCTGTTTGTGCGGGGCAACCGCTCTCGCTAGAAGAACTGGTCGCCCTCGACGACGCGATCGCCTGGGAGTTCGCCGCTGCCGCTCGCGCCATCCAAAGCGGACAGCCTGCCGCCCGCGCGATCGGCTCCCACGGACAAACGGTCTTCCATCGCCCGCCCGCGCCCACCGCACCCGTTCCCCTCGGTCGCAGCTTCCAGCTCGGGCGCGGGGAAGCCATCGCCCACTTAACCGATCTGCCCACCGCTAGCAACTTCCGCGCTGCCGACATCGCCGTTGGCGGCGAAGGCGCGCCCCTGGTCTCCAAACTCGACGCGTGCCTGCTCGCTCATCCGACTGAAGCTCGCTGCATTCAAAACCTCGGCGGTATCGGTAACGTTACCTACCTACCGCCCAAATCTTCTCCCGATTGGGAACGCAGCATCTGCGGCTGGGACACTGGTCCGGGCAACGCCTTGCTCGACCTTGCCGTCACCGCTCTCACCAACGGCGAACAAACGTACGATGACGGCGGGGCCTGGGCAGCACGCGGAACTTGCGATCGCGCCCTCGTCGATACCTGGTTAGAGCATTGCTTCTTCCACCAACCGCCACCCAAATCCACCGGCCGCGAACTGTTCGGTGCTGGGTTCCTAACCGCCAACCGCCACCATGCGGAGCGGCTCGACCCTGCCGATTGGCTGGCTACCCTGACCGAACTCACCGCCGCGACTGTCGCTCACAGCTACCGCAGCTTTCTACCGGCCCTGCCCAACACCGTTCTGCTCTGCGGCGGCGGCCGTCACAACCAAACGCTCGTCGGGCGCTTGCAAGCCCTATTGCCGGAAACAACCATAACGACAACCGATGCTGCCGGTCTCGACGGCGATCGCAAAGAAGCGATCGCGTTTGCCGTTCTCGGTTATTGGCGCGCGCGCGGTGACGTGTCCGGCAACCTTCCCGGTGTAACCGGAGCGCGGGCCCCAGTCCTACTCGGCGACCTCCACCTGCCTGGGAAATTCCCCACCAATGGAGGCCGGCCGCTCCCGATGCGGCAGGTATACTAG